From the genome of Perca fluviatilis chromosome 1, GENO_Pfluv_1.0, whole genome shotgun sequence, one region includes:
- the LOC120566616 gene encoding E3 ubiquitin-protein ligase TRIM21-like, which yields MAAANYLQSEDQFLCSICLDVFTDPVTIPCGHNFCKNCITEHWNTNDQHLCPLCKEGFTTRPDLRVNTFIFEMVAQFRQSAQQNASSSSEQHVSKPGEVPCDVCTGTKLKALKSCLVCLASYCETHLEPHLTASRLTRHQLIDPVENLEGRMCTKHDKPLELFCKTDQTCVCTLCPYSDHKMHDVVNLKEEYEGKKAELGKKGAEIQQMIQKRRLKIQEIKHSVDLSEENADREIAEGVQVFTSLKESVERGLNELINTIDEKQKTTEKQAEAFIKELEQEISELMKRSTEVEQLSRSEDHLHLLQSVQCLNIQQPPPTKDWTEVSVGPSSYEGTVVKAVVQLEETLSKEMKKLLAESELKRVQQYAVDVTLDPDTAHPNLILSDDGKQMNHGDVRKNLPDNPERFSNCVFVLGQQSFSSGRFYFEVQVKGKTKWDLGVARESINRKGSITLSPKKGFWTIVLRNGNEYKAADDPLVLLSLKSPPQKVGVFVDYEEGLVSFYDIDAAALIYSFTGCSFTDKLFPYFCPCLNEGGKNSAPLIISPVKIN from the coding sequence ATGGCTGCTGCAAACTATCTGCAATctgaagatcagtttctgtgctccatctgtctggatgtgttcactgatccTGTCACCATACCATGTGGACACAACTTCTGCAAGAACTGCATCACAGAACACTGGAATACCAATGACCAGCATCTGTGTCCCCTGTGTAAGGAGGGTTTTACCACAAGACCTGATTTGAGAGTCAACACTTTTATCTTTGAGATGGTTGCTCAGTTCAGACAGTCAGCTCAACAGAACgccagcagcagctcagagcaacacgtctccaaaccaggagaagttccctgtgacgtctgcactggaaccaaactgaaggccctgaagtcctgccttGTGTGTCTGGCATCCTACTGTGAGActcacctggagcctcatctgaCAGCTTCACGGCTGACAAGACATCAGCTGATTGACCCTGTGGAGAACCTGGAAGGCAGGATGTGTACGAAGCACGATAAAcctctggagctgttctgtaagacCGACCAGACATGTGTCTGCACGCTCTGCCCTTATTCAGATCACAAGATGCATGATGTTGTTAATCTGAAAGAAGAATATGAAGGAAAGAAGGCAGAGCTGGGGAAGAAAGGGGCTGAAATTCagcagatgatccagaagagacgactgaagattcaggagatcaaacactcagtcgacctcagtgaggaaaatgcagacagagagatagcagaaggtgttcaggtcttcacttctctgaaggagtctgttgaGAGAGGCCTGAATGAACTCATCAACACGATCGACgagaagcagaaaacaacagaaaaacaggccgaagctttcatcaaagagctggaacaggaaatctctgagctgatgaagagaagcactgaggtggagcagctctcacgctctgaagaccacctccatcttctccagagtGTTCAATGCCTAAACATCCAACAACCTCCACCCACCAAGGACTGGACAGAGGTCAGCGTCGGTCCATCATCATATGAGGGGACTGTGGTGAAAGCTGTGGTtcagctggaggagacactcagtaaagagatgaagaagctgctcGCTGAGtctgagctgaagagggtccagcagtatgcagtggatgtgactcttgatcctgatacagcacatcctaatctcatcctgtctgatgatGGGAAACAAATGAATCATGGTGATGTGAGGAAGAATCTCCCAGACAACCCAGAGAGATTTTCtaattgtgtatttgttttaggACAACAGAGTTTCTCTTCAGGCAGATTTTACTTTGAGGTTCAAGTTAAAGGAAAGACAAAATGGGATTTAGGAGTGGCCAGAGAGTCGATCAACAGGAAGGGAAGCATCACACTGAGCCCCAAGAAAGGTTTCTGGACTATAGTGTTGAGAAATGGAAATGAGTACAAAGCTGCTGATGACCCTTtagtccttctctctctgaaatctcctcctcagaaggtgggggtgtttgtggattatgaggagggtctggtctccttttatgacatagatgctgcagctcttatctactcctttactggctgctccttcactgaTAAACTCTTCCCATACTTCTGTCCCTGTCTTAATGAAGGTGGTAAAAACTCTGCccctctgatcatctctcctgtcaaaataaactaa
- the LOC120566631 gene encoding E3 ubiquitin-protein ligase TRIM21-like, with product MAAANYLSSEDQFLCSICLDVFTDPVATPCGHNFCKNCITEHWNISDRCQCPLCKEAFTTRPNLKVNTFISEMVAQFRQSAQQKASSSSSEQQVFKPGEVPCDVCTGTKLKALKSCLVCLVSYCETHLDPHLTASRLKRHQLIDPVENLEGRMCTKHEKPLELFCKTDQTCVCMLCTVLDHKTHDVVPLTEEYEVKKIELGRTGAEIQQMIQKRRLKIEEIKHSVDLSEEDADTEIAEGVQVFTSLKESVERGLNELINTIKEKQKTTENQAKAFIKELEQEISELMKKSTEVEQLLHSEDHLHLLQSVQSLNIQQPPPTKDWTEVSVRPSSYEGTVVKAVVHLEKTLSEEMKKLLPESELKRVQQYAVDVTLDPDTAHPELILSDDGKQVNHGDVKKNLPDNPERFSRYCIVLGKQSFSSGRFYFEVQVKGNTDWVLGVARESINRKREITASPQKGFWTIVVIKRNDCYALADPPVRLSLKSFTQKVGVFVDYEEGLVSFYDVDAAALIYSFNGCSFTEKLFPYFGPYDGGKNSAPLIISPVRVN from the coding sequence ATGGCTGCTGCAAACTATCTGTCATctgaagatcagtttctgtgctccatctgtctggatgtgttcactgatccTGTCGCCACACCATGTGGACACAACTTCTGCAAGAACTGCATCACTGAACACTGGAATATAAGTGACCGGTGCCAGTGTCCCTTATGTAAAGAGGCCTTTACCACCAGACCTAATTTGAAAGTTAACACTTTCATCTCTGAGATGGTTGCTCAGTTCAGACAGTCAGCTCAacagaaagccagcagcagcagctcagagcaacaagtgttcaaaccaggagaagttccctgtgacgtctgcactggaaccaaactgaaggccctgaagtcttgcctggtgtgtctggtctcctactgtgagactcacctggatcctcatctgacagcttcacgtctgaaaagacatcagctgatcgACCCTGTGGAGAACCTGGAAGGCAGGATGTGTACGAAGCATGAAAAAcctctggagctgttctgtaagactgaccagacatgtgtctgcatgctctgcACTGTTTTAGATCACAAGACACATGATGTTGTTCCTCTGACAGAAGAATATGAAGTAAAGAAGATAGAGCTGGGGAGGACAGGGGCTGAAATTCagcagatgatccagaagagacgactgaagattgaggagatcaaacactcagtcgacctcagtgaggaagatgcagacactgagatagcagaaggtgttcaggtcttcacttctctgaaggagtctgttgagagaggcctgaatgagctcatcaacaccatcaaagagaagcagaaaacaacagaaaatcaGGCCAAAGCTTTcatcaaagagctggaacaggaaatctctgagctgatgaagaaaagcactgaggtggagcagctcTTACACTCTGAAGaccacctccatcttctccagagtGTCCAGTCCCTTAACATCCAACAACCTCCACCCACCAAGGACTGGACAGAGGTAAGCGTCCGTCCATCATCATATGAGGGGACTGTGGTTAAAGCTGTGGTTCACCTGGAGAAGACACTCAGTGaagagatgaagaagctgctccCTGAGtctgagctgaagagggtccagcagtatgcagtggatgtgactcttgatcctgatacagcacatcctgaactcatcctgtctgatgatGGGAAACAAGTGAATCATGGTGATGTGAAGAAGAATCTCCCAGACAACCCGGAGAGATTTTCtcgttactgtattgttttaggaaaacagagtttctcttcaggcagattttactttgaggttcaagttaaaggaaacactgattgGGTTTTAGGAGTGGCCAGAGAGTCGATCAACAGGAAGAGAGAAATCACAGCGAGCCCTCAGAAAGGTTTCTGGACTATAGTGGTTATAAAGAGAAATGATTGCTACGCTCTTGCTGACCCTCCAGTCCGTCTCTCTCTGAAGTCTTTCActcagaaggtgggggtgtttgtggattatgaggagggtctggtctccttttatgacgtagatgctgcagctcttatctactcctttaatggctgctccttcactgagaaactcttcccGTACTTCGGTCCATATGATGGTGGTAAAAACTCTGCccctctgatcatctctcctgtcagagTAAACTAA
- the LOC120566319 gene encoding E3 ubiquitin-protein ligase TRIM39-like isoform X4, which yields MTAVDLFNTLEDLKEDEFKKFKWILQQDMLEGYQSIKVAKLENAERQDTVDVMVKTYQLQGALKVTKKVLEKINRNDLVQSLPHTSSGPEDMAAVSILQSEDQFLCSICLDVFTDPVSTPCGHNFCKNCITEHWNTSDRQLCPMCKKVFNTRPELHVNTFISEMVVQFRQSAQQKASSSSEQQVSKPGEVPCDICTGTKLKALKSCLVCLVSYCETHLEPHLTASRLKRHQLIDPVENLEGRMCTKHDKPLELFCKTDQTCVCMLCTVLDHKTHDVFPLKEGYEGKKAELGKTEAEIQQMIQKRRLKIQEVKHSVDLSEEDADREIAEGVQVFTSLMESVERGLNELINTIKEKQKTTEKKAKAFIKELEQEISELMKRSTEVEQLSRSEDHLHLLQSVQSLNIQQPPPTKDWTEVSVRPSSYEGTVLKAVVQLEETLSKEMKKLLEAELKRVQQYAVDVTLDPDTAHPNLILSDDGKQVNLGDGRKNLPDNPERFSYRVCVLGKQSFSSGRLYFEVQVKGKTDWTLGVARESIKRKGSITLNHQKGFWTIALRDGNEYKATADPSVHLSLKSRPQKVGVFVDYEDSLVSFYDVDAAALIYSFTGCSFTEKLFPFFHTGNNYGGKNSAPLIISPVSLN from the exons ATGACGGCAGTGGACCTTTTCAACACTTTAGAGGATTTAAAAGAAGATGAATTTAAGAAATTCAAATGGATTCTGCAGCAAGACATGCTGGAAGGCTACCAAAGCATCAAAGTGGCCAAGTTGGAGAATGCAGAAAGGCAGGACACGGTGGACGTGATGGTGAAAACCTATCAACTTCAAGGAGCTCTGAAGGTGACCAAGAAGGTTTTAGAGAAGATCAACAGGAATGATCTGGTCCAGAGTCTGCCACACACCAGCTCAGGACCAGAAG ATATGGCTGCTGTGAGCATTCTGCAATctgaagatcagtttctgtgctccatctgtctggatgtgttcactgatccTGTCAGCACACCATGTGGACACAACTTCTGCAAGAACTGCATCACTGAACACTGGAATACTAGTGACCGGCAACTGTGTCCGATGTGTAAAAAGGTTTTCAACACAAGACCTGAGCTGCACGTCAACACTTTCATCTCTGAGATGGTCGTTCAATTCAGACAGTCAGCTCAacagaaagccagcagcagctcagagcaacaagtgtccaaaccaggagaagttccctgtgacatctgcactggaaccaaactgaaggccctgaagtcctgcctggtgtgtctggtctcctactgtgagactcacctggagcctcatctgacagcttcacgtctgaaaagacatcagctgatcgACCCTGTGGAGAACCTGGAAGGCAGGATGTGTACGAAGCACGATAAAcctctggagctgttctgtaagaccgaccagacatgtgtctgcatgctctgcACTGTTTTAGACCACAAGACGCATGATGTATTTCCTCTGAAAGAAGGATATGAAGGAAAGAAGGCAGAGCTGGGGAAGACAGAGGCTGAAATTCagcagatgatccagaagagacgaCTGAAGATTCAGGAGGTCAAACACTCGGTCGAcctcagtgaggaagatgcagacagagagatagcagaaggtgttcaggtcttcacttctctgatggagtctgttgagagaggcctgaatgagctcattaacacgatcaaagagaagcagaaaacaacagaaaaaaaagccaaagctttcatcaaagagctggaacaggaaatctctgagctgatgaagagaagcactgaggtggagcagctctcacgctctgaagaccacctccatcttctccagagtGTCCAGTCCCTAAACATCCAACAACCTCCACCCACCAAGGACTGGACAGAGGTCAGCGTCCGTCCATCATCATATGAGGGGACTGTGTTGAAAGCTGTGGTtcagctggaggagacactcagtaaagagatgaagaagctgcttgaAGCCGAGCTGAAGAGGGTccagcagtatgcagtggatgtgactcttgatcctgatacagcacatcctaatctcatcctgtctgatgatGGGAAACAAGTGAATCTTGGTGATGGGAGGAAGAATCTCCCAGACAACCCGGAGAGATTTTCTTATCGTGTTTGTGTTTTAGGAAAACAGAGTTTCTCTTCAGGCAGACTATACTTTGAGGTTCAAGTTAAAGGAAAGACTGACTGGACTTTAGGAGTGGCAAGAGAGTCGATCAAGAGGAAGGGAAGCATCACACTGAATCATCAGAAAGGTTTCTGGACTATAGCGTTGAGAGATGGAAATGAGTACAAAGCTACTGCTGACCCTTCAGTCCATCTCTCTCTGAAGTCTCGGcctcagaaggtgggggtgtttgtggattatgaggaCAGTCTGGTCTCTTTTTATGACGTagatgctgcagctcttatctactcctttactggctgctccttcactgagaaactcttcccATTCTTCCATACTGGTAATAATTATGGTGGTAAAAACTCTGCCCCTCTGATCATTTCTCCTGTCAGTTTAAACTAA
- the LOC120566319 gene encoding E3 ubiquitin-protein ligase TRIM39-like isoform X7 yields the protein MAAVSILQSEDQFLCSICLDVFTDPVSTPCGHNFCKNCITEHWNTSDRQLCPMCKKVFNTRPELHVNTFISEMVVQFRQSAQQKASSSSEQQVSKPGEVPCDICTGTKLKALKSCLVCLVSYCETHLEPHLTASRLKRHQLIDPVENLEGRMCTKHDKPLELFCKTDQTCVCMLCTVLDHKTHDVFPLKEGYEGKKAELGKTEAEIQQMIQKRRLKIQEVKHSVDLSEEDADREIAEGVQVFTSLMESVERGLNELINTIKEKQKTTEKKAKAFIKELEQEISELMKRSTEVEQLSRSEDHLHLLQSVQSLNIQQPPPTKDWTEVSVRPSSYEGTVLKAVVQLEETLSKEMKKLLEAELKRVQQYAVDVTLDPDTAHPNLILSDDGKQVNLGDGRKNLPDNPERFSYRVCVLGKQSFSSGRLYFEVQVKGKTDWTLGVARESIKRKGSITLNHQKGFWTIALRDGNEYKATADPSVHLSLKSRPQKVGVFVDYEDSLVSFYDVDAAALIYSFTGCSFTEKLFPFFHTGNNYGGKNSAPLIISPVSLN from the coding sequence ATGGCTGCTGTGAGCATTCTGCAATctgaagatcagtttctgtgctccatctgtctggatgtgttcactgatccTGTCAGCACACCATGTGGACACAACTTCTGCAAGAACTGCATCACTGAACACTGGAATACTAGTGACCGGCAACTGTGTCCGATGTGTAAAAAGGTTTTCAACACAAGACCTGAGCTGCACGTCAACACTTTCATCTCTGAGATGGTCGTTCAATTCAGACAGTCAGCTCAacagaaagccagcagcagctcagagcaacaagtgtccaaaccaggagaagttccctgtgacatctgcactggaaccaaactgaaggccctgaagtcctgcctggtgtgtctggtctcctactgtgagactcacctggagcctcatctgacagcttcacgtctgaaaagacatcagctgatcgACCCTGTGGAGAACCTGGAAGGCAGGATGTGTACGAAGCACGATAAAcctctggagctgttctgtaagaccgaccagacatgtgtctgcatgctctgcACTGTTTTAGACCACAAGACGCATGATGTATTTCCTCTGAAAGAAGGATATGAAGGAAAGAAGGCAGAGCTGGGGAAGACAGAGGCTGAAATTCagcagatgatccagaagagacgaCTGAAGATTCAGGAGGTCAAACACTCGGTCGAcctcagtgaggaagatgcagacagagagatagcagaaggtgttcaggtcttcacttctctgatggagtctgttgagagaggcctgaatgagctcattaacacgatcaaagagaagcagaaaacaacagaaaaaaaagccaaagctttcatcaaagagctggaacaggaaatctctgagctgatgaagagaagcactgaggtggagcagctctcacgctctgaagaccacctccatcttctccagagtGTCCAGTCCCTAAACATCCAACAACCTCCACCCACCAAGGACTGGACAGAGGTCAGCGTCCGTCCATCATCATATGAGGGGACTGTGTTGAAAGCTGTGGTtcagctggaggagacactcagtaaagagatgaagaagctgcttgaAGCCGAGCTGAAGAGGGTccagcagtatgcagtggatgtgactcttgatcctgatacagcacatcctaatctcatcctgtctgatgatGGGAAACAAGTGAATCTTGGTGATGGGAGGAAGAATCTCCCAGACAACCCGGAGAGATTTTCTTATCGTGTTTGTGTTTTAGGAAAACAGAGTTTCTCTTCAGGCAGACTATACTTTGAGGTTCAAGTTAAAGGAAAGACTGACTGGACTTTAGGAGTGGCAAGAGAGTCGATCAAGAGGAAGGGAAGCATCACACTGAATCATCAGAAAGGTTTCTGGACTATAGCGTTGAGAGATGGAAATGAGTACAAAGCTACTGCTGACCCTTCAGTCCATCTCTCTCTGAAGTCTCGGcctcagaaggtgggggtgtttgtggattatgaggaCAGTCTGGTCTCTTTTTATGACGTagatgctgcagctcttatctactcctttactggctgctccttcactgagaaactcttcccATTCTTCCATACTGGTAATAATTATGGTGGTAAAAACTCTGCCCCTCTGATCATTTCTCCTGTCAGTTTAAACTAA
- the LOC120566643 gene encoding E3 ubiquitin-protein ligase TRIM21-like has translation MAAVSILQSEDQFLCAICLDVFTDPVSTLCGHNFCKNCITEHWNTNDQYLCPMCKKVFNTRPDLHVNTFISEMVAQFRRSAQQKASSSSEQQVSKPGEVPCDVCTGTKLKALKSCLVCLVSYCETHLEPHLTMSGLKRHQLIDPVENLEGRMCTKHDKPLELFCKTDQTCVCMLCTVLDHKKHDVVPLKEGYEGKKVELGKTEDEIQQMIQKRRLKIQEIKHSVDLSEEDADREIAEGVQVFTSLKESVERGLNELISTIKEKQKTTEKQAEAFIKELEQEISELMKRSTEVEQVSRSEDHLHLLQSVQSLNIQQPPPTKDWTEVSVRPSSYEGTVVKAVVQLEETLSKEMKKLIEAELKRVQQYAVDVTLDPDTAYCDLILSDDGKQVNLGDGRKNLPDNPERFSHYSIVLGKQSFSSGRFYFEVQVKGKTEWNLGVARESINRKGNITLNPQKGYWTIELRNRNKYQASDDPPVRLSLKSPPQTVGVFVDYEEGLVSFYDVDAAALIYTFTGCSFTEKLFPYFNPWNETCENSAPLIISPVRVN, from the coding sequence ATGGCTGCTGTGAGCATTCTGCAATctgaagatcagtttctgtgcgccatctgtctggatgtgttcactgatccTGTCAGCACACTATGTGGTCACAACTTCTGCAAAAACTGCATCACTGAACACTGGAATACTAATGACCAGTACCTGTGTCCGATGTGTAAAAAGGTTTTCAACACGAGACCTGATTTGCACGTCAACACTTTCATCTCTGAGATGGTTGCTCAGTTCAGACGGTCAGCTCAacagaaagccagcagcagctcagagcaacaagtgtccaaaccaggagaagttccctgtgacgtctgcactggaaccaaactgaaggccctgaagtcctgcctggtgtgtctggtctcctactgtgagactcacctggagcctcatctgaCCATGTCAGGtctgaaaagacatcagctgatcgACCCTGTGGAGAACCTGGAAGGCAGGATGTGTACGAAGCACGATAAAcctctggagctgttctgtaagactgaccagacatgtgtctgcatgctctgcACTGTTTTAGATCACAAGAAGCATGATGTTGTTCCACTGAAAGAAGGATATGAAGGAAAGAAGGTAGAGCTGGGGAAGACAGAGGATGAAATTCAGCAGATGATCCAAAAGAGACGACTGAAGATTCAGGAGATCAAACACTCAGTCGAcctcagtgaggaagatgcagacagagagatagcagaaggtgttcaggtcttcacttctctgaaggagtctgttgagagaggcctgaatgagctcatcagcacgatcaaagagaagcagaaaacaacagaaaaacaggccgaagctttcatcaaagagctggaacaggaaatctctgagctgatgaagagaagcactgaggtggagcagGTCTCACGCTCTGAAGaccacctccatcttctccagagtGTCCAGTCCCTAAACATCCAACAACCTCCACCCACCAAGGACTGGACAGAGGTCAGCGTCCGTCCATCATCATATGAGGGGACTGTGGTGAAAGCTGTGGTtcagctggaggagacactCAGTAAAGAGATGAAGAAGCTGATTGAAGCCGAGCTGAAGAGGGTccagcagtatgcagtggatgtgactcttgatcctgatacagcaTATTGTGATCTCATTCTGTCTGATGATGGGAAACAAGTGAATCTTGGTGATGGGAGGAAGAATCTCCCAGACAACCCAGAGAGATTTTCTCATTACAGTATTGTTTTAGGAAAGCAGAGTTTCTCTTCAGGCAGATTTTACTTTGAGGTTCAAGTTAAAGGAAAGACTGAATGGAATTTAGGAGTGGCCAGAGAGTCGATCAACAGGAAGGGAAACATCACACTGAACCCTCAGAAAGGCTACTGGACTATAGAGTTAAGAAATAGAAATAAGTACCAAGCTTCTGATGACCCTCCAGTCCGTCTCTCTCTTAAGTCTCCTCCTCAGacggtgggggtgtttgtggattatgaggagggtctggtctccttttatgacgtagatgctgcagctcttatctacacctttactggctgctccttcactgagaaactcttcccATACTTCAATCCCTGGAATGAAACTTGTGAAAACTCTGCccctctgatcatctctcctgtcagagtaaactaa